One genomic segment of Terrihabitans soli includes these proteins:
- a CDS encoding helix-turn-helix domain-containing protein, whose product MSVACDQAISVAARSTRSLDLVASAVPGIHVTYAAGEEIHGEGEPAIYGYRIISGVVRTFRVLPDGRRQVEGFHFHGDVFSMELGINYELSAEAVADTKILVMKRSLIDTLLQNDPAVARELLMWSYQTLARAREQMMLLGRKSASEKVASFLLQLEINPGGEAVAIPMCRSDIADYLGLTVETVSRVLAQLERTHAIDLPSSRKIRVNSREKLAALAGM is encoded by the coding sequence ATGTCAGTTGCATGCGATCAGGCAATCTCTGTTGCCGCCCGGTCTACGCGTTCGCTGGATTTAGTCGCCAGCGCGGTTCCCGGCATTCACGTCACCTATGCGGCAGGTGAAGAAATCCATGGCGAGGGCGAGCCGGCTATTTACGGCTATCGCATCATTTCCGGTGTCGTACGCACATTCCGTGTTCTTCCCGACGGACGCCGGCAGGTCGAGGGATTTCACTTCCACGGCGACGTTTTCAGCATGGAACTCGGCATAAACTACGAGCTTTCCGCCGAAGCCGTCGCCGACACGAAAATACTTGTCATGAAGCGCTCGCTGATCGACACGCTTTTGCAAAACGATCCGGCCGTCGCACGCGAACTTCTGATGTGGTCCTATCAGACGCTGGCGCGGGCGCGCGAACAGATGATGCTGCTTGGCCGCAAGAGTGCTTCGGAGAAAGTTGCGTCCTTCCTTCTGCAATTGGAGATCAACCCGGGGGGAGAGGCCGTCGCGATACCTATGTGCCGGTCCGATATTGCCGATTATCTCGGCCTGACGGTCGAAACCGTCTCTCGCGTTCTGGCCCAGCTCGAGCGCACACATGCCATCGATCTTCCGTCCTCCCGCAAGATCCGGGTCAACAGCCGGGAGAAGCTCGCCGCACTGGCGGGTATGTAG
- a CDS encoding patatin-like phospholipase family protein — MVRRGIGPHILVACVVAALPALGGCASGPVREAFSKDAAVAATFPGYENIRYWGDEAPPNMEERAKTIRAAWDANGSKTRSLSILAISGGAEDGAYGAGLLNGWSEKGDRPQFDMVTGISTGALAAPFAFMGPAYDRQLMEVYTKTDASQVFKKRVVAGLLGGESLADTGPLLKTIQRYANADLLAAIGEEHRKGRRLLIGTTNIDLGRPVIWDIGAIANSGLPNRVELFQKILLASAAIPGMFPPVKFETVADGRKVTELHVDGGVVNQVFAYPPELGLSRFIHGRKVNLYVIRNSKEKPDFQITKASALALGSRSTSVLIRTQGVGDLYRIYATSKRDGLNFQLVLIPAEFSHKLEQPFDTAYMGALYRFGLDRGRTGIPWQSTPPGMGRS, encoded by the coding sequence ATGGTCCGCAGGGGGATAGGGCCGCATATTCTGGTCGCCTGCGTGGTCGCAGCGCTTCCGGCGCTTGGCGGCTGCGCGTCCGGCCCGGTGCGCGAGGCGTTCAGCAAAGACGCGGCCGTCGCCGCGACATTCCCCGGCTATGAGAACATCCGTTATTGGGGCGATGAGGCGCCGCCCAATATGGAGGAACGCGCGAAGACGATCCGCGCAGCCTGGGATGCCAATGGCAGCAAAACCCGCTCGCTCAGCATTCTGGCGATCTCCGGCGGCGCGGAAGACGGCGCCTATGGCGCCGGGCTTCTCAATGGCTGGAGCGAAAAAGGCGATCGTCCGCAATTCGATATGGTCACCGGGATTTCGACAGGCGCGCTGGCCGCGCCTTTCGCCTTTATGGGTCCGGCTTACGACCGTCAGTTGATGGAGGTCTATACGAAGACCGACGCTTCCCAGGTCTTCAAGAAACGCGTCGTCGCCGGCCTGCTCGGCGGCGAGAGCCTGGCCGATACCGGCCCGCTGCTGAAGACGATCCAGCGTTATGCCAATGCGGATCTGCTCGCCGCCATCGGCGAAGAACACCGCAAGGGAAGGCGGCTGCTGATCGGTACGACGAATATCGATCTCGGCCGGCCGGTGATCTGGGATATCGGCGCAATTGCCAATAGCGGATTGCCGAACCGCGTCGAACTCTTCCAGAAAATCCTTCTTGCGTCGGCGGCGATCCCCGGAATGTTTCCGCCGGTCAAATTCGAGACGGTCGCCGACGGCAGGAAGGTCACCGAACTTCACGTCGACGGCGGTGTCGTCAATCAGGTCTTCGCCTATCCGCCGGAGCTTGGCCTTTCGCGCTTCATCCACGGCCGCAAGGTCAATCTCTATGTGATCCGCAATTCGAAGGAGAAGCCGGATTTCCAGATAACGAAGGCAAGCGCCCTTGCGTTGGGCAGCCGCTCGACCTCGGTCCTGATCCGTACGCAAGGCGTCGGCGATCTTTACCGCATCTACGCCACATCGAAACGCGACGGCCTGAACTTCCAGCTCGTTCTGATTCCGGCAGAATTCAGCCACAAGCTCGAACAGCCTTTCGACACCGCCTATATGGGCGCGCTCTATCGCTTCGGGCTCGATCGGGGCCGTACCGGCATACCGTGGCAAAGCACGCCGCCCGGGATGGGCAGATCCTGA
- a CDS encoding decarboxylase encodes MTQTSRAPARIDRFFSMPSARADSWRDLVGLAQRWETGKGDRKAVEAALGELAVMEEFHAYPGIRLMSALRDRLAADAAQGFTSLARNISSAIITRDYKHDPAEWETSEDVANTPADRLPPTLGRGEAHRPYFEVLVVSPAPAARWQHMAGEFRRLRRPEDEFIYEPVFVGSLEDAVCAAIVNPDLAAVIIYDGFGQRSRHDAPVLRSVLEATGLAAAADERGELSLFLADGIKSIRPELDIYLLSDRAVEKTAGDVRASAIRRVFYQIEEPLELHLSVLEGVRARYETPFFDNLKRYARRPVGTFHALPIARGKSVFKSDWIRDMGEFYGINLFLAESSATTGGLDSLLEPTGNIKKAQEMAARAFGADHVFFVTNGTSTSNKMVHQALVAPGDIVILDRNCHKSHHYGLVLAGGQPLYVDAFPMTEYSMYGAVPLKTIKSALLDLKEEGRLDKLRIVDLTNCTFDGHIYNTRRVMEECLAIKPDVVFLWDEAWFAFARWSPFLRPRTAMGGAEAIEKWLRDPASLQAYEKQQKELGDKPSREKLLATRLIPDPRKVRLRVYQTNSTHKSMSAIRQGSMVLVKDVDFHNVEAQFHEAIFTHASTSPNQQLIASLDVARRQMELEGYGLVQNAIEIALDIRREVNSHPVISRYFKVLGAPEMVPAEYRSAGFVDALTPGTTWGDFLRSAREDEFCLDFTRMTVVCGSAGFDGTQFKGLLADKYSIQLNKTSRNSVLLQSNINNTRSDVAHLIRVLLEISTDIEDRLANGGEAARQAFAARVKSLMTDVPDLPNFSHFHESFRKDAGKKTAEGDMRTAFYGAYKAEFCEYIPLRSPDIDRRLKEGPDMVSANFVIPYPPGFPIMVPGQVITKETIDFMRKLDVKEIHGYESARGLKLLKADTPAAKARRTAA; translated from the coding sequence ATGACTCAGACAAGCCGTGCGCCTGCGCGCATCGACCGGTTCTTCTCCATGCCATCGGCGCGCGCAGACAGCTGGCGCGATCTCGTCGGCCTCGCGCAACGCTGGGAAACAGGGAAGGGCGACCGCAAGGCGGTCGAGGCCGCTCTCGGCGAACTTGCAGTGATGGAGGAATTTCACGCCTATCCCGGCATCCGCCTGATGTCGGCGCTCCGGGACAGACTGGCGGCCGATGCCGCGCAAGGCTTCACATCGCTCGCGCGCAATATTTCCTCGGCGATTATCACGCGCGACTACAAGCACGACCCTGCCGAATGGGAGACATCGGAGGATGTGGCGAACACGCCCGCCGACCGCCTGCCGCCCACCCTCGGTCGCGGCGAGGCACATCGCCCATATTTCGAAGTTCTCGTTGTCTCGCCGGCACCCGCGGCGCGCTGGCAGCATATGGCCGGCGAGTTCCGCCGCCTGCGCCGTCCGGAAGACGAATTCATCTACGAGCCGGTGTTTGTCGGAAGCCTCGAAGACGCCGTCTGCGCGGCCATCGTCAATCCCGACCTTGCAGCCGTCATCATCTATGACGGTTTCGGTCAGCGCTCGCGCCATGACGCGCCCGTTCTGCGCAGCGTGCTGGAGGCAACCGGGCTTGCGGCCGCCGCCGACGAGCGGGGAGAACTGTCACTGTTTCTTGCCGACGGCATCAAGAGCATAAGGCCGGAACTTGATATCTATCTTCTGTCGGACCGTGCGGTTGAAAAGACGGCCGGCGATGTGCGGGCGAGCGCCATCCGCCGCGTCTTCTACCAAATAGAAGAGCCGCTCGAACTGCACCTTTCGGTTCTTGAGGGAGTCCGCGCCCGTTACGAGACGCCGTTCTTCGACAATCTGAAGCGCTATGCGCGACGTCCGGTCGGTACATTCCACGCTCTGCCGATCGCGCGCGGCAAGTCGGTTTTCAAATCCGACTGGATCCGCGATATGGGAGAGTTCTACGGCATCAACCTGTTCCTGGCCGAAAGCTCGGCCACGACCGGCGGTCTCGATAGTCTTCTCGAGCCGACCGGCAACATTAAAAAAGCGCAGGAGATGGCGGCACGCGCGTTCGGCGCCGACCATGTCTTCTTCGTCACCAACGGAACCTCAACCAGCAACAAGATGGTGCATCAGGCGCTGGTCGCGCCGGGCGACATCGTCATCCTCGACCGCAACTGCCACAAATCGCACCATTACGGCCTCGTGCTCGCCGGCGGTCAGCCGCTTTACGTCGATGCATTCCCGATGACGGAATATTCGATGTATGGCGCGGTGCCGCTGAAAACGATCAAATCCGCGCTGCTCGATCTGAAGGAGGAGGGGCGGCTCGACAAGCTGCGCATCGTCGATCTCACCAACTGCACATTCGACGGCCACATCTACAATACGCGCCGCGTGATGGAAGAATGCCTCGCCATCAAGCCTGATGTCGTTTTCCTGTGGGACGAGGCCTGGTTTGCCTTTGCGCGCTGGTCGCCTTTCCTGCGCCCGCGCACCGCCATGGGCGGCGCAGAGGCCATCGAGAAATGGCTGCGCGATCCCGCCTCGCTTCAGGCCTATGAGAAGCAGCAGAAGGAGCTCGGCGACAAGCCGTCGCGCGAGAAGCTTCTCGCCACACGGCTTATCCCGGATCCGAGGAAGGTTCGCCTGCGGGTCTATCAGACGAACTCGACCCATAAATCCATGTCGGCGATCCGGCAGGGCTCGATGGTCCTCGTCAAGGATGTCGATTTTCATAACGTCGAAGCGCAGTTCCACGAAGCCATCTTCACACACGCCTCGACCAGCCCGAACCAGCAGCTCATCGCCAGCCTTGATGTCGCGCGCCGGCAAATGGAGCTTGAGGGCTACGGCCTGGTTCAGAACGCCATCGAGATCGCGCTCGATATCAGACGCGAGGTCAACAGCCATCCGGTGATCTCGCGCTATTTCAAAGTTCTCGGCGCGCCCGAAATGGTGCCGGCCGAGTACAGATCGGCGGGCTTTGTCGACGCGCTGACTCCCGGCACCACCTGGGGCGACTTCCTGAGAAGCGCGCGTGAGGACGAGTTCTGCCTCGATTTCACCCGCATGACGGTTGTCTGCGGCAGCGCCGGGTTCGACGGCACCCAGTTCAAGGGGCTGCTCGCCGACAAATACAGCATCCAGCTCAACAAGACGTCGCGCAACAGCGTCCTGCTGCAGTCGAACATCAACAACACCCGCAGCGATGTCGCGCATCTGATCCGCGTACTGCTCGAAATCAGCACCGATATCGAAGACCGGCTTGCCAATGGCGGCGAAGCCGCGCGGCAGGCTTTCGCCGCAAGGGTCAAGTCGCTGATGACCGATGTTCCGGACCTTCCGAACTTCAGCCATTTCCACGAGAGCTTCCGCAAGGATGCCGGAAAGAAGACGGCGGAAGGCGATATGCGGACCGCATTTTACGGCGCCTACAAAGCCGAGTTCTGTGAATACATCCCGCTGAGAAGTCCGGATATCGACCGGCGTCTCAAGGAGGGCCCCGATATGGTGTCGGCGAATTTCGTTATCCCGTATCCGCCTGGCTTCCCGATCATGGTTCCGGGGCAGGTGATCACGAAAGAAACCATCGATTTCATGCGCAAACTCGATGTGAAGGAAATCCACGGCTACGAGAGCGCGCGCGGCCTGAAACTACTCAAGGCAGACACGCCGGCCGCCAAAGCGCGCCGCACCGCAGCGTAA
- a CDS encoding aspartate:alanine exchanger family transporter, producing MQAIFDFLAANPYVLLFVTVGLSVWVGRFTVAGYGLGMVAAAIVVGAGLSVWASTYSVKLELNNFTRLLFYYLFMYGVGLRVGPSFVNSLGGDGLRFTFLAFVAAGLGLALCVAGTIFFDLPVGAAGGILAGSQTMSAAIGSAEQAVSDGIVTLPPGTTAEQVTAMIALSYGITYIWGTVGIILIVKYLPKWWGIDARKTAAEYEKKHGVASGDTANLSGWTPGALRAYKLENKSWSGKTIRDMLHANPEYRVVNIVRDGKAYGADEDMPLKLGDIIALGGARAAMTEKMGLIGAEVADKTALDLPLDRAEILVTNKEILKQTREEWRALPGADQIQVVGLERSGVPIPIGTNTKLQRMDIVTVVGLKGAVTSIGNAFGRVIRPSTATDLLTLSLGMILGFLIGKIQFPAFGASVGLGNAGGLLVAGVIVSSISSRLRFFGNTPAAARNVLEDLGLIVFIAIVGINAGNSLLTQLTGDVALKIFIVGFIACTIPPFVVWAIGLYMFRTNPAILMGAVAGARSHSGPCREAAVEIQSNVPWIGFPVAYAVSGVLLTVFGYIAMALAH from the coding sequence ATGCAAGCGATTTTCGATTTTCTGGCGGCAAATCCATACGTACTGCTCTTTGTGACCGTGGGCCTCTCGGTTTGGGTTGGACGCTTCACAGTTGCCGGCTACGGTTTGGGCATGGTCGCCGCGGCGATCGTGGTCGGCGCCGGCCTTTCGGTCTGGGCGTCGACCTACAGCGTGAAGCTCGAACTCAATAATTTCACGCGACTCCTGTTCTACTACCTCTTTATGTACGGTGTCGGACTGCGCGTCGGTCCGTCTTTCGTGAACAGTCTCGGCGGCGACGGCTTGCGTTTCACTTTCCTGGCATTCGTGGCCGCCGGACTGGGTCTGGCGCTCTGTGTTGCCGGCACGATATTCTTCGATCTCCCTGTTGGTGCCGCAGGCGGCATCCTGGCCGGCTCGCAGACCATGTCGGCGGCCATTGGCTCGGCCGAACAAGCGGTGTCTGATGGCATCGTAACCTTGCCGCCTGGAACGACGGCCGAACAGGTCACCGCCATGATCGCGCTGTCCTACGGCATCACCTATATCTGGGGCACGGTCGGCATCATCCTGATCGTTAAATATCTGCCGAAATGGTGGGGTATCGACGCCCGTAAGACTGCGGCGGAATATGAGAAGAAGCATGGCGTCGCCAGCGGCGACACCGCCAATCTCTCCGGCTGGACGCCGGGCGCTCTCCGTGCCTACAAACTGGAAAACAAGTCGTGGTCCGGCAAGACCATTCGCGACATGCTGCACGCAAATCCGGAATATCGGGTTGTCAATATCGTGCGTGACGGCAAAGCCTACGGCGCTGACGAAGATATGCCGCTCAAGCTTGGCGATATCATCGCCCTTGGCGGCGCTCGCGCGGCCATGACGGAGAAGATGGGCCTGATCGGCGCGGAAGTCGCCGATAAGACGGCCCTGGATCTGCCGCTCGATCGGGCCGAAATCCTCGTTACCAACAAGGAAATCCTCAAGCAGACGCGCGAGGAATGGCGCGCTCTTCCCGGCGCCGATCAGATACAGGTCGTCGGCCTCGAACGTTCCGGCGTGCCGATCCCGATCGGCACCAATACAAAGCTGCAACGCATGGACATCGTGACGGTCGTCGGCCTCAAAGGCGCTGTCACGAGCATCGGCAACGCATTCGGCCGGGTCATCCGCCCGTCGACGGCCACCGATCTTCTGACTTTGTCGTTGGGCATGATTCTGGGCTTCCTCATCGGCAAGATCCAGTTTCCGGCCTTCGGCGCCAGTGTCGGCCTCGGCAATGCCGGCGGCCTTCTGGTCGCGGGCGTGATCGTGTCGTCGATCTCCTCGCGGCTGCGTTTCTTCGGCAATACGCCGGCGGCTGCCCGCAACGTGCTCGAGGATCTCGGCCTCATCGTTTTCATCGCCATCGTCGGAATCAATGCCGGCAATTCGCTGCTCACACAGCTGACCGGCGACGTTGCGCTGAAGATTTTCATCGTCGGCTTCATCGCCTGCACGATCCCGCCCTTCGTCGTCTGGGCGATCGGCCTGTACATGTTCAGAACCAACCCCGCGATCCTCATGGGGGCCGTAGCTGGCGCCCGCAGCCATAGCGGCCCATGCCGCGAGGCGGCAGTGGAGATCCAGTCGAACGTTCCATGGATCGGCTTCCCGGTCGCCTACGCAGTCTCCGGCGTGTTGCTTACGGTGTTCGGTTACATCGCCATGGCCTTGGCGCATTGA
- the gltS gene encoding sodium/glutamate symporter, whose amino-acid sequence MSLTSVATLFAAAGVLLLGTVVNRSVPFLSRYAIPDPITGGLIFALAAWGAQAFAGFELRFDPVVSGPLLLAFFASVGLSADFRDLGRGGLTLIRYLLVLAPFVALQNVIGIFTARAIDLPPTMGLIVGSITLVGGHGTGAAYASLFDTNYNLTTALPIAMAAATFGLILGGVTGGPVGNTIITRFNLSGQKPRGRGREKTEVEIITVTHLISALAAITICMLIGDQLASLMADAVVKLPAFVWALLTGVILRNVFQIAGIWRMSSRPTDLLGGMGLGLFLALAMMQLRLWEFADLVGPLAVILIAQTIACAAYAIFVAFPGMGRDYDAALMAAGVIGFCMGSTATAVAITQALEARHGPSRQARLIVPLTGAFFIDLVNAAILAGFLSMRWFS is encoded by the coding sequence ATGAGCCTGACTTCGGTTGCAACTCTCTTCGCCGCAGCGGGCGTTCTGCTCCTCGGAACTGTGGTCAACCGTTCGGTTCCGTTTCTGTCGCGTTACGCGATCCCCGATCCGATTACCGGCGGTCTGATTTTCGCGCTTGCCGCCTGGGGCGCGCAGGCTTTCGCCGGATTTGAGCTTCGCTTCGACCCCGTGGTGTCCGGCCCGCTGCTTCTTGCCTTCTTCGCGTCAGTGGGGCTGTCAGCGGACTTTCGCGATCTCGGCCGCGGCGGCCTGACTTTGATCCGCTATCTCCTCGTGCTCGCGCCCTTCGTTGCGCTGCAGAACGTCATCGGCATTTTCACGGCGCGGGCGATCGATCTGCCGCCGACCATGGGTCTGATCGTCGGCTCGATCACGCTCGTCGGCGGTCACGGCACGGGCGCGGCCTATGCCAGCCTGTTCGACACCAATTACAATCTGACGACTGCGTTGCCGATCGCGATGGCCGCGGCAACCTTCGGCCTCATTCTCGGCGGCGTTACCGGCGGTCCGGTCGGCAATACGATCATCACGCGGTTCAATCTGTCGGGTCAAAAGCCGCGCGGGAGAGGCAGGGAGAAGACGGAAGTTGAAATTATCACCGTCACGCATCTCATCTCGGCACTCGCGGCGATCACGATCTGCATGCTGATCGGCGATCAGCTTGCATCGCTTATGGCCGATGCCGTCGTAAAACTCCCGGCATTCGTATGGGCGCTGCTGACCGGGGTGATCCTTCGCAATGTATTCCAGATCGCCGGTATCTGGCGCATGAGCTCGCGTCCGACCGACCTTCTCGGCGGCATGGGGCTCGGCCTGTTTCTGGCGCTTGCAATGATGCAGTTGCGTCTCTGGGAGTTTGCCGATCTCGTCGGTCCGCTGGCGGTGATACTTATCGCACAGACGATCGCCTGTGCGGCCTATGCAATATTCGTCGCTTTTCCCGGCATGGGACGCGATTACGATGCGGCACTGATGGCGGCCGGCGTCATCGGCTTTTGCATGGGCTCGACCGCAACCGCTGTTGCCATCACGCAGGCTCTCGAGGCACGTCACGGACCAAGCCGCCAGGCGCGGCTCATCGTGCCGCTGACCGGCGCCTTCTTCATCGATCTCGTCAATGCCGCAATCCTTGCCGGCTTCCTGTCGATGCGGTGGTTTTCATGA
- a CDS encoding TAXI family TRAP transporter solute-binding subunit: MKRFLLLLPALFLVACGRNPDAAQVQKDIEERLNGAFPDRMLTVDSFDRQGRMETGDGVTVFFKTQLKVEQPLDLGKWGGPNAQLLAGIMGAGTKGIAGLTQGGNQTGDRLTVFGTLPYKNSGGAWIPAAVPGPSEKRVEGPPGQLTGAERLLATLGDTLRAAPSNTSPTGSRIVEEELEGAVRNVNARLARLAAGYPVAAGPPGGNYERLAKSLAADAQLQGVRLVVMPTAGSVENVALLRQRTAELAFIQADVAALATAGKGAFATAGPYEGLRALLALFPEQLHIIVRGNDRAQKLSDLSGRKVSLGLANSGTRVTATTVLSAAKVSVTEPPGTDTLDPRAALTALKTGELDAVFLVGAAPFLPVVEAFGTAPLRLLPIEPALGERLKPEGIISMQVPALAYPGQKETVSTVAVAALLAIDSSLTEAEARRIGETALNRVGARERDALSLMVTPATAGLGIPVPLHPAAAALPGISPR; the protein is encoded by the coding sequence ATGAAGCGCTTCCTACTCCTTCTTCCGGCGCTTTTCCTGGTTGCATGCGGCCGCAATCCCGATGCAGCACAGGTCCAGAAAGATATCGAGGAGCGGCTCAACGGCGCATTTCCGGATCGTATGCTGACCGTCGATAGCTTCGACCGTCAGGGCCGCATGGAGACGGGCGATGGTGTAACCGTCTTTTTCAAAACCCAGCTGAAGGTCGAACAGCCGCTCGATCTCGGAAAATGGGGCGGGCCGAATGCGCAGCTTCTCGCCGGTATCATGGGAGCGGGAACAAAAGGCATTGCCGGGCTGACGCAGGGCGGCAATCAGACCGGCGACCGTCTGACCGTGTTCGGCACGCTGCCTTACAAGAACAGCGGCGGCGCCTGGATTCCGGCGGCCGTACCTGGCCCGTCGGAGAAGCGCGTCGAAGGACCGCCAGGCCAGCTCACCGGCGCCGAGAGGCTTCTTGCCACGCTCGGCGACACGCTGCGCGCCGCACCATCCAATACCTCGCCGACCGGCTCGCGCATCGTCGAGGAAGAACTCGAAGGCGCCGTTCGTAACGTCAATGCTCGTCTCGCGCGGCTTGCCGCGGGCTATCCCGTTGCGGCCGGCCCGCCCGGCGGCAATTACGAGCGTCTGGCGAAATCTCTCGCCGCCGATGCTCAGCTGCAGGGCGTCAGGCTCGTGGTCATGCCGACAGCGGGCAGTGTCGAGAATGTTGCTCTGCTGCGTCAGCGCACGGCCGAGCTCGCCTTCATACAGGCTGATGTCGCAGCCCTGGCCACGGCCGGAAAGGGTGCCTTCGCCACGGCCGGCCCGTATGAAGGGCTGCGTGCACTCCTGGCGCTCTTTCCCGAGCAATTGCATATCATCGTGCGCGGCAATGATCGGGCCCAAAAACTGTCTGATCTGTCGGGACGCAAGGTTTCACTTGGTCTCGCAAACTCCGGCACGCGCGTAACCGCAACGACCGTGTTGTCAGCCGCGAAAGTGTCCGTCACCGAACCGCCCGGCACCGATACGCTCGATCCGCGCGCGGCGCTGACGGCGCTGAAAACCGGAGAGCTCGACGCGGTGTTCCTTGTCGGCGCCGCCCCCTTTCTTCCTGTCGTTGAAGCCTTCGGCACGGCGCCTTTGCGCCTTCTGCCGATCGAACCCGCGCTCGGCGAACGGCTGAAGCCGGAGGGCATCATCTCAATGCAAGTTCCGGCCCTTGCTTATCCTGGCCAGAAGGAAACCGTGTCGACGGTTGCCGTCGCAGCATTGCTCGCGATCGATTCAAGCCTGACCGAAGCCGAAGCGCGCCGCATCGGCGAGACGGCTCTCAATCGTGTCGGCGCGCGCGAGCGCGATGCACTGTCTCTTATGGTCACGCCGGCAACCGCCGGGCTCGGAATACCCGTGCCGCTGCATCCGGCGGCCGCTGCTCTTCCGGGCATAAGCCCACGCTGA
- a CDS encoding OmpA family protein produces MKNSTLLLALSGFLLPSAVSAQSAVSYGEILQSLGGSVPAVHAAGVDVELLRQDITKRIIAEGKGTENAASPPPVLQELARLPNLTLVIEFDFDSDRIRPQSYPTIARIADALHHPVLLGYRFMVAGHTDGKGTREYNLDLSQRRANAVVEALVTTFRIEPDRLGALGLGEEQLRVPGDPEGAVNRRVQILNLGPL; encoded by the coding sequence ATGAAAAATTCCACGCTTCTTCTGGCGCTGAGCGGCTTTCTCCTGCCGTCGGCGGTCTCGGCACAATCGGCCGTCTCTTATGGCGAGATCCTGCAAAGCCTCGGGGGCAGTGTCCCTGCCGTGCACGCGGCGGGCGTCGATGTCGAACTTCTGCGTCAGGACATCACCAAACGCATAATCGCCGAGGGCAAAGGTACCGAGAACGCCGCAAGCCCGCCGCCCGTGCTGCAGGAACTGGCGCGCCTTCCCAATCTCACCCTCGTCATCGAATTCGATTTCGACAGCGACCGCATCCGCCCGCAATCCTACCCCACGATCGCCCGCATTGCGGATGCGCTCCACCATCCGGTTCTGCTCGGCTACCGTTTCATGGTCGCCGGCCATACTGACGGGAAGGGAACACGCGAATACAATCTCGATCTCAGCCAGCGCCGCGCCAACGCCGTGGTCGAGGCTCTGGTCACCACATTCCGGATCGAGCCGGACCGGCTCGGAGCGCTCGGCCTCGGCGAGGAGCAGCTCCGGGTGCCGGGCGATCCGGAGGGCGCGGTCAACAGGAGGGTCCAAATCCTCAATCTCGGGCCGCTCTAA